One window from the genome of Emys orbicularis isolate rEmyOrb1 chromosome 22, rEmyOrb1.hap1, whole genome shotgun sequence encodes:
- the LOC135893454 gene encoding actin-1-like isoform X2 — translation MFGAGHREYYVGEEAQSKRGILSFKYPMEHGIVTSWEDMEKIWWHLFKHELKMKPSERPVLLTEAPLNTVSNREKMAEIMFEGFQVPAIFVALQALMALYASARTTGLVLDSGDGVTLTVPVYKGHCLLHGVSRLDFAGRDITKYLAQLLLETGCSFVSTAEKEIVKDIKEKLCFVAVEPSQKNQEKPNRLGREYILPDGNAIKLTDQLFRAPETLFVPANAGIEAPGIDKMILQSVMKCDGNIHPDIMRNVVLSGGSTLFRGLNERLLKELQTQSPSTIPVKLLVPRDRMYSVWIGASVLTSLTSFRDMWVTSEDYKKTGPSVLQRKCF, via the coding sequence ATGTTTGGAGCTGGTCATAGGGAGTATTATGTCGGAGAAGAAGCCCAGTCCAAGAGGGGCATCCTGTCTTTTAAGTACCCAATGGAACATGGCATAGTTACCTCGTGGGAGGACATGGAGAAGATCTGGTGGCATTTGTTTAAGCATGAACTCAAGATGAAGCCCAGCGAGAGGCCAGTGTTACTGACCGAGGCGCCACTGAACACAGTGTCGAACCGAGAAAAAATGGCCGAGATCATGTTTGAAGGTTTCCAAGTGCCTGCCATATTTGTGGCTCTGCAAGCTCTGATGGCCCTTTACGCTTCAGCCCGCACGACGGGATTAGTGCTGGACAGTGGAGATGGCGTGACCCTGACAGTCCCTGTCTACAAAGGCCACTGCTTACTCCATGGTGTTTCCAGGCTGGATTTTGCAGGCAGAGATATTACTAAATACCTTGCTCAGCTGCTCTTGGAGACTGGATGTTCCTTCGTGAGCACGGCAGAGAAGGAAATTGTGAAGGACATCAAGGAGAAGCTGTGCTTTGTGGCCGTAGAGCCCAgccaaaaaaatcaggaaaagccCAACAGGCTCGGACGGGAGTATATTCTCCCAGATGGCAATGCCATCAAGCTTACCGACCAGCTGTTCAGAGCTCCTGAAACCCTTTTTGTGCCAGCTAATGCTGGCATCGAGGCACCAGGGATTGACAAAATGATCCTTCAAAGCGTTATGAAATGCGATGGAAATATCCACCCTGATATCATGAGGAATGTGGTATTGTCAGGCGGGTCGACCCTTTTCCGAGGTCTCAACGAGAGACTTCTAAAGGAGCTGCAAACTCAGAGCCCCAGCACAATCCCTGTAAAGCTCCTAGTGCCCCGAGATAGGATGTACTCTGTGTGGATTGGGGCTTCCGTCCTCACCAGCTTAACATCATTTAGGGACATGTGGGTCACGAGTGAAGACTACAAGAAAACTGGACCATCTGTGCTTCAGAGAAAATGCTTCTGA
- the LOC135893454 gene encoding uncharacterized protein LOC135893454 isoform X1: MSESKILDLPAVIFDNGSGLCKAGLSGEQAPRSVIATVVGYPKSKAIMFGAGHREYYVGEEAQSKRGILSFKYPMEHGIVTSWEDMEKIWWHLFKHELKMKPSERPVLLTEAPLNTVSNREKMAEIMFEGFQVPAIFVALQALMALYASARTTGLVLDSGDGVTLTVPVYKGHCLLHGVSRLDFAGRDITKYLAQLLLETGCSFVSTAEKEIVKDIKEKLCFVAVEPSQKNQEKPNRLGREYILPDGNAIKLTDQLFRAPETLFVPANAGIEAPGIDKMILQSVMKCDGNIHPDIMRNVVLSGGSTLFRGLNERLLKELQTQSPSTIPVKLLVPRDRMYSVWIGASVLTSLTSFRDMWVTSEDYKKTGPSVLQRKCF, translated from the coding sequence ATGTCTGAATCCAAGATCTTAGATCTCCCTGCTGTGATTTTTGACAATGGATCTGGGCTGTGCAAAGCCGGCCTGTCGGGAGAGCAGGCACCAAGGTCAGTCATTGCAACTGTCGTCGGCTACCCCAAATCCAAAGCGATCATGTTTGGAGCTGGTCATAGGGAGTATTATGTCGGAGAAGAAGCCCAGTCCAAGAGGGGCATCCTGTCTTTTAAGTACCCAATGGAACATGGCATAGTTACCTCGTGGGAGGACATGGAGAAGATCTGGTGGCATTTGTTTAAGCATGAACTCAAGATGAAGCCCAGCGAGAGGCCAGTGTTACTGACCGAGGCGCCACTGAACACAGTGTCGAACCGAGAAAAAATGGCCGAGATCATGTTTGAAGGTTTCCAAGTGCCTGCCATATTTGTGGCTCTGCAAGCTCTGATGGCCCTTTACGCTTCAGCCCGCACGACGGGATTAGTGCTGGACAGTGGAGATGGCGTGACCCTGACAGTCCCTGTCTACAAAGGCCACTGCTTACTCCATGGTGTTTCCAGGCTGGATTTTGCAGGCAGAGATATTACTAAATACCTTGCTCAGCTGCTCTTGGAGACTGGATGTTCCTTCGTGAGCACGGCAGAGAAGGAAATTGTGAAGGACATCAAGGAGAAGCTGTGCTTTGTGGCCGTAGAGCCCAgccaaaaaaatcaggaaaagccCAACAGGCTCGGACGGGAGTATATTCTCCCAGATGGCAATGCCATCAAGCTTACCGACCAGCTGTTCAGAGCTCCTGAAACCCTTTTTGTGCCAGCTAATGCTGGCATCGAGGCACCAGGGATTGACAAAATGATCCTTCAAAGCGTTATGAAATGCGATGGAAATATCCACCCTGATATCATGAGGAATGTGGTATTGTCAGGCGGGTCGACCCTTTTCCGAGGTCTCAACGAGAGACTTCTAAAGGAGCTGCAAACTCAGAGCCCCAGCACAATCCCTGTAAAGCTCCTAGTGCCCCGAGATAGGATGTACTCTGTGTGGATTGGGGCTTCCGTCCTCACCAGCTTAACATCATTTAGGGACATGTGGGTCACGAGTGAAGACTACAAGAAAACTGGACCATCTGTGCTTCAGAGAAAATGCTTCTGA